One stretch of Malus domestica chromosome 14, GDT2T_hap1 DNA includes these proteins:
- the LOC103454805 gene encoding protein LURP-one-related 3-like, with the protein MTSKRETFTIWMKSLVMQGNGCTTFDENGKVVYRIDNYDNKHNNKVYLMDLRGKLLFTLGEKKMSVFTSWNGYKGNDIGAKKRMFQVRKSCRINLGNKACSCKVTMGSDRNCYKLEGLNCKSSLSTFRIRDSNGRIVAEAKRKQSSSGVVFGDDVLTLVVEPHVDHSFIMALVTVYGLIRHPI; encoded by the coding sequence ATGACTTCAAAGAGAGAAACCTTCACTATATGGATGAAATCGCTTGTGATGCAAGGAAATGGGTGCACTACCTTTGATGAAAATGGAAAAGTTGTTTATCGCATAGATAACTACGACAACAAGCACAACAACAAAGTTTATCTCATGGATCTCCGCGGGAAACTTCTCTTTACTCTAGGTGAGAAGAAAATGAGCGTTTTTACAAGTTGGAATGGGTACAAAGGCAACGATATTGGTGCCAAGAAGCGAATGTTTCAAGTGAGAAAAAGTTGTAGAATTAATCTTGGAAATAAAGCCTGTTCTTGTAAAGTAACAATGGGATCTGATAGAAATTGCTACAAGTTAGAGGGTTTGAATTGTAAATCATCATTATCAACTTTCAGAATAAGAGACAGCAATGGAAGAATTGTAGCAGAGGCAAAGAGAAAGCAGTCAAGTTCAGGAGTAGTTTTTGGAGATGATGTGCTGACTTTGGTGGTGGAGCCTCACGTTGATCACTCCTTCATCATGGCTCTTGTCACTGTTTATGGCTTAATTAGACATCCAATATGA